In Saccharomycodes ludwigii strain NBRC 1722 chromosome III, whole genome shotgun sequence, one DNA window encodes the following:
- a CDS encoding uncharacterized protein (similar to Saccharomyces cerevisiae YPR148C | protein of unknown function), translating to MAEKEEIKTTESTVSPVNTNKPENKTSNQEQKPSVTPSKTKTTKNGGWNSFYNSINNFITTTTSTIQESLDDEIFNNLTVKKNLFLIQQTLSSDPNFELSKLPKSYKILEAKCDCIEKTIKRFKLVTSTYAVEGYDYPPNLTEGISGLWNSNTNTTVTQSTDKKDTENNENEGILPRSFAAALHKSCKESIAILKPICDVSASGKSNAEENEDSGLKDLITVFETLGTSQFLMDEDKAIMDKLMIDQINKGLDMLVNKNLKEIHKLRKQVEDSKLTFDSIRYELKDKDVKESDPEYVKMEKLEDDFVTHTSEAVNVMNDFVDGFDLIKLLKLFNEFQLDYHKKCVKALEASEQVLQSITTEEEEEEEEEEEEEEEEEEEEEEEEH from the coding sequence atggctgaaaaagaagaaatcaAAACTACCGAATCAACAGTATCACCAGTTAACACAAACAAACCAGAAAACAAAACTTCCAACCAGGAACAGAAACCTAGTGTCACTCcttcaaaaacaaaaactaCTAAAAACGGTGGTTGGAACTCTTTTTATAattctattaataattttataaccACCACAACGAGTACTATCCAAGAATCACTAGACGATGAGATCTTCAACAATTTGAcggttaaaaaaaacttgtttTTAATCCAACAAACTCTAAGCTCCGATCCCAACTTTGAATTAAGCAAGTTGCCCAAATCctataaaatattagagGCTAAATGTGATTGTATTgaaaaaactattaaaagATTCAAGTTAGTTACTTCAACTTATGCTGTAGAAGGTTATGACTATCCACCTAATTTAACTGAAGGTATTAGTGGGTTATGGAACTCTAATACCAATACTACTGTTACCCAATCCActgataaaaaagatacagaaaacaatgaaaatgaGGGAATTTTACCAAGATCATTTGCAGCTGCATTACATAAGAGCTGTAAGGAATCTATTGCTATATTAAAACCAATTTGTGATGTAAGTGCAAGTGGTAAATCAAATGCTGAGGAAAATGAAGATTCTGGTTTGAAAGATTTAATTACAGTTTTTGAAACTCTTGGAACTTCTCAATTTCTAATGGACGAAGATAAAGCTATAATGGATAAATTAATGATTgatcaaataaataaaggtTTAGATATGTTGgtgaataaaaatttgaagGAAATTCATAAATTGCGCAAACAAGTTGAGGACTCAAAGTTAACTTTCGATTCAATTAGATATGAATTAAAAGACAAAGATGTTAAAGAAAGTGATCCTGAGTACGTCAAAATGGAGAAATTAGAAGACGATTTTGTTACACATACTTCTGAAGCCGTTAACGTGATGAATGATTTTGTTGATGGCTTtgatttgataaaattattgaaattatttaatgaaTTTCAACTGGATTATCATAAAAAATGTGTCAAAGCTTTAGAGGCTTCAGAACAAGTTTTACAATCTATAACAacggaagaagaagaagaagaagaagaagaagaagaagaagaagaagaagaagaagaagaagaagaagaagaagagcaCTAA
- a CDS encoding uncharacterized protein (similar to Saccharomyces cerevisiae YGR130C | component of the eisosome with unknown function), producing the protein MPSLFDRIPKDENVSVGNNPLEYIFEESKRQQQQEEQKRNAQINDTDFLSNVVHVANGVTPFRQTISEKDKERAIAIKLSKLPNQLGNTTPAKLGYTKTNPKKSKRIAIGPSNATHSNVHLKNYYPKDIKIPQELSAMDNKQNAILQEISLNEDKLKYLNRSQKVLDVRNIDKTVTSTQYEKYNFEDKFKLKLKYMEKRRKEKEELKLKSVEKESVEKGENEGEENEGKENEEEEGEKEEEENIALTGEEEKEGMKDGKEILLEEEKEDRITPQKEEEIETEIENSEISPEKENKVISEAENQVLPENELSTTQENFESITINSEPVILDKKTNNSLPLEEHATVDEPTKQDDLPDEKSGQDVAASPPSSVEDNIDNSYKFKLEDVTTLSDFPIVTDFNAAPRVKVTNIKAPTQNDTSNSIFSIFRLNRPQPLNTANMTGSSKITATPNNPEYIVKTDKGYISKVVYDKIRLDIGSNNREINKYLDDQSIKYDKKKYSYSKKLTKLDGKLAKLSKKMDKLKQENDEELKISDFAHQKHLLDLNSAHFDTRQKIYDENDLLKEKKIADAEKVKSDQIELNREIDEIKKLESALESKHTEYVETVKDLSNQLDEHVDKLNASIDEQKELSKHISELKASKSDLVAQINLAEQTHKEATNKIASIDNKEYLPQLTAIDTEINSKMDELTRLKKAIADEVAAYRLLEKDLENKRIEEEARLAKEREEIEKLHQAELIKQKEEYAQKEKEMESAYQKHYEELNEKHNSEVNNLNGIVQNKDAALLKEQEEREKVAREKVRLAGLVAIRDQEDAKQKDLLLKTEHLEKARKQAEAQAGAEEAVLNNKNDSVDVPRIAPDNINENGSIYTYYTQEEIKSLE; encoded by the coding sequence ATGCCCTCCCTTTTCGACAGAATACCAAAGGATGAGAATGTGTCTGTTGGTAACAACCCATtagaatatatttttgaagaaTCTAAaagacaacaacaacaagagGAACAAAAACGCAATGCTCAAATTAATGATACTGATTTTTTATCTAATGTGGTCCATGTTGCTAATGGTGTGACTCCATTCAGACAAACTATTTCTGAAAAAGATAAGGAAAGAGCCATTGCTATTAAATTATCCAAATTACCCAATCAACTAGGTAATACCACTCCCGCTAAATTGGGCTACACAAAGAcgaatccaaaaaaaagcaaGCGTATTGCCATTGGTCCATCTAATGCCACTCACTCCAACGTTCATTTGAAGAATTATTATCCTAAGGATATTAAGATTCCTCAAGAACTTAGTGCAATGGACAACAAACAAAATGCTATTCTTCAAGAAATCAGCTTAAATGAGGAcaaattgaaatatttaaatagaTCCCAAAAAGTTTTAGATGTTAGAAACATTGATAAAACTGTTACTTCCACTCAGTATgagaaatataattttgaggataaatttaaattgaaattgaaatacatggaaaaaagaagaaaggaaaaggagGAGCTAAAACTCAAATCGGTTGAAAAGGAAAGTGTTGAAAAAGGGGAAAACGAAGGGGAAGAAAACGAAGGGAAGGAAaatgaagaggaagaaggagaaaaggaagaagaggaaaataTCGCTCTTACGGGagaggaagaaaaagaggggATGAAAGACGGTAAGGAAATTCTactagaagaagaaaaagaggatAGAATTACACCAcaaaaagaggaagaaaTAGAAACAGAAATCGAGAACAGCGAAATTTCTCCAgagaaggaaaataaagttatttCAGAAGCTGAGAATCAAGTTTTGCCAGAAAATGAACTTTCCACAACTCAAGAGAATTTTGAGTCTATTACTATCAATAGTGAGCCGGTTATTCtagacaaaaaaacaaataattctTTACCACTAGAAGAACACGCTACAGTTGATGAACCTACAAAACAAGATGATTTACCAGATGAAAAATCCGGACAAGATGTTGCCGCTTCTCCACCATCCTCTGTAGAagataatattgataacaGCTATAAATTTAAGTTGGAAGATGTGACTACATTATCCGATTTCCCCATTGTTACAGATTTTAATGCTGCTCCTCGTGTCAAGGTCACTAATATCAAAGCGCCAACCCAAAATGACACTTCTAATAgtattttttccatttttagATTAAATAGACCACAGCCATTAAATACTGCTAATATGACTGGCAGTAGCAAAATTACTGCTACTCCTAATAATCCAGAGTACATTGTTAAAACAGATAAGGGCTATATTTCAAAAGTAGTTTATGATAAAATTAGGTTAGATATTGGGAGTAATAATAGAGAAATCAATAAATACTTGGATGATCAATCTATTaaatatgataaaaaaaaatactcgtattcaaaaaaattgactAAACTAGATGGCAAATTGGCCAAACTTTCCAAGAAAATggataaattaaaacaagaaaatgaCGAAGAGCTAAAAATTAGTGATTTTGCCCATCAAAAGCATTTGCTTGATTTAAATTCCGCACACTTTGATACAAGACAAAAAATCtatgatgaaaatgatcttttaaaagagaaaaaaattgctgACGCGGAAAAAGTTAAGAGTGATCAGATTGAACTTAATAGGGAAAttgatgaaattaaaaaactgGAGTCTGCTTTAGAATCTAAACATACTGAATATGTCGAAACTGTCAAAGATTTAAGTAATCAGCTAGATGAACATGTGGACAAATTGAATGCCTCAATTGATGAACAGAAAGAACTTTCAAAGCATATCAGTGAATTGAAAGCCAGCAAATCTGATTTAGTAGCTCAAATCAACTTGGCTGAACAAACGCACAAAGAGGCCACTAACAAGATCGCCAGCATTGACAACAAAGAATATTTACCACAACTAACTGCTATTGATACAGAAATTAACAGTAAAATGGATGAACTTACTAGATTGAAAAAAGCAATCGCTGACGAAGTGGCTGCTTATAGGCTACTTGAAAAAGACTTGGAAAATAAACGCATCGAAGAGGAGGCCAGATTAGCTAAAGAACGCgaagaaattgaaaaactACACCAAGCTGAATTGATAAAACAGAAAGAAGAGTATGCtcaaaaagagaaagaaatgGAATCAGCTTATCAAAAACATTATgaagaattaaatgaaaagCATAATTCTGAGGTTAATAACTTGAATGGTATTGTTCAGAATAAAGATGCTGCGTTATTAAAGGAGCAGgaagaaagggaaaaagtTGCCAGAGAAAAGGTTAGACTAGCTGGGCTGGTTGCTATAAGAGATCAAGAAGATGCCAAACAAAaggatttattattaaaaactgAGCATTTAGAAAAGGCTCGTAAGCAAGCTGAAGCACAGGCTGGTGCGGAAGAAGCTGTATTGAATAACAAGAATGATTCTGTTGATGTTCCTAGAATTGCACCAGATAACATTAACGAAAATGGGTCTATATATACCTATTATACGCAAGAAGAAATCAAGAGTTTAGAATAG
- the SYF2 gene encoding Syf2p (similar to Saccharomyces cerevisiae YGR129W | SYF2 | SYnthetic lethal with cdc40 (Forty)), which translates to MNSKQYRDKLRELKKRHVNIRLNMRKEEEKLINDKITFNQPIRMNSEDNSDIQNRGKGGKNAFYYTIRDYEYWETKSNLKVNKRLKGLGDVDNNVNYQNYDILAKNTYDRDISDLPYNDKTMLDKTKTGNSAIEYTESGILVHDDRAKLQDLANRLITSSKKRYNKRAKEIARSLQTEYNNTNYGGYINIKNKQFNEKLDREYKNYT; encoded by the coding sequence ATGAACTCAAAACAATATAGAGACAAATTACGTGAATTGAAGAAAAGACATGTCAATATTAGGTTAAACATGCgaaaagaggaagaaaaacTTATTAACGATAAAATTACTTTTAACCAGCCAATACGAATGAATTCTGAGGATAATAGTGATATACAAAATCGTGGAAAAGGGGGTAAAAatgctttttattatacaaTACGAGACTATGAATACTGGGAAACCAAGAGTAActtaaaagtaaataaaaggTTAAAAGGATTAGGCGATGtagataataatgttaacTATCAAAACTATGATATTTTAgcaaaaaatacatatgATAGAGACATTAGTGATCTACcatataatgataaaacaATGTTAGATAAAACCAAGACTGGAAATAGTGCAATTGAATACACGGAGAGCGGTATTTTGGTACATGATGATAGAGCAAAACTTCAAGATTTGGCAAACAGATTGATAACAagttcaaaaaaaagatacaaTAAAAGAGCTAAAGAGATTGCTAGAAGTTTACAAACAGAGTAcaataatacaaattatGGTGGGTACATCAACATTAAGaataaacaatttaatGAAAAGTTAGATAGAGagtataaaaattatacgTAA
- the FHN1 gene encoding Fhn1p (similar to Saccharomyces cerevisiae YGR131W | FHN1 | Functional Homolog of Nce102 (paralog of YPR149W | NCE102)), translated as MLSIVDNSLRVVNFMFLVIILGLIGSLIATSESGNHSPRVNFCIFTAAFGLLFDSFYAILANFFTAFAWPIILVVLDFLNFVFTFAAATALAVGTRTHSCTNQSYLDSNSIMQGSTDRCRKAQASTAFLYFSFFIFLVKLIMDLISLVTTGAFGSFGGGLGRKRTTAPVGGIPTGGVPTTSGGPTISQV; from the coding sequence ATGTTATCAATAGTAGACAATTCGTTACGTGTAGTTAACTTTATGTTTTTAGTTATCATTCTAGGTTTAATTGGCTCTTTAATTGCTACCTCTGAGTCTGGAAACCATTCTCCTAGGGTTAACTTTTGTATTTTCACTGCTGCCTTTGGTTTGCTTTTTGACTCCTTTTATGCCATTTTAGCTAATTTCTTTACTGCATTTGCTTGGCCTATCATTCTAGTTGTTTTAGActttttgaattttgtGTTCACCTTTGCCGCAGCTACTGCCTTGGCTGTTGGTACTAGAACACACTCCTGTACTAACCAAAGTTATTTAGATTCCAATTCTATTATGCAAGGTTCCACTGATAGATGTAGAAAGGCTCAAGCTTCCACtgcatttttatatttttccttctttatctttttggttaaattaattatgGATTTGATTTCCTTAGTGACTACCGGTGCCTTTGGTTCCTTTGGTGGTGGTCTGGGCAGAAAAAGAACTACTGCTCCAGTTGGTGGCATTCCAACTGGCGGTGTTCCAACAACTTCTGGTGGTCCAACCATTTCTCAAgtttaa